One Coleofasciculus chthonoplastes PCC 7420 DNA segment encodes these proteins:
- a CDS encoding GAF domain-containing sensor histidine kinase, which translates to MFSNLYHAFQSIQAWIKYPPRQAALTQKIVDRIRNSLELQVVVQTAVDEIAALLRLDCCSFFWYWEERGQVEIVCERRQHEHQPSYLGEYPLECFGTMARAIAEGKRIVNRGTAHLTPTGLRWRIQQLLQKSSANPPSLIPNPSPWDYKASLLIPVTGKENGIGFIACLCEQPRFWATPEIQFLESIAESLEIGIRQAQLYEQTQNQAIREQLVNHITSQTRQSFDPQTILTEAISHLRSALEVDRCLVHLVEDYQTSDLPVVNSETAATCNGESLNRDHLYEVYRQPFTPCKDTFNPQGPITQWIIQHRRAVVIPDVTQDERIDTNNEEYQSAHIKSSLVVPVQAHGKLYAILFLNQCAYIRYWSKHDQELAQAVADQLAISLQQAYLYTRTQQQAAHNAMQAQKLAEMIEELRLTQVQLIQSEKMSSLGRMVAGVAHEINNPISFIYGNIPYLENYVNDLLRLVQAYQTEYPNPSPRLENILEEVEIEFLSKDLPKILQSMQSGTRRIQEIVQLLQRFSRHNEASLKLIDINVALENTLLILHNQCINTITIERHYDNLPHVECYPKPINQVFLNLLTNAIEALNRSPNSDKMITLRTQWKPSIHSSDEDRVEISIADNGVGINPEVLSSIFEPFFTTKAVGEGRGLGLTVTYQTIVNQHQGQLDVRSQPGQGTEFILQIPVRHHHALKSSPSSSQSPTPASDLSREVAKPS; encoded by the coding sequence GTGTTTTCTAATCTTTATCACGCTTTTCAATCGATCCAAGCTTGGATCAAGTATCCCCCAAGGCAAGCAGCACTAACCCAAAAAATCGTTGATCGCATCCGTAATTCCCTGGAATTGCAAGTTGTTGTGCAAACAGCCGTAGACGAAATTGCGGCGTTGCTTCGACTTGATTGTTGTAGTTTTTTCTGGTACTGGGAAGAACGGGGACAAGTTGAGATTGTCTGCGAACGTCGTCAGCATGAGCATCAGCCCTCGTATTTGGGAGAGTATCCCCTAGAATGTTTTGGTACTATGGCAAGAGCGATCGCCGAAGGGAAACGGATCGTTAATCGTGGCACAGCGCACTTGACACCCACAGGACTAAGGTGGAGAATTCAACAGCTTTTACAGAAATCCTCTGCCAATCCCCCATCCCTCATTCCCAATCCCTCCCCCTGGGACTATAAAGCCAGCTTATTGATTCCCGTCACAGGTAAAGAAAACGGAATTGGGTTTATTGCTTGTCTTTGTGAACAACCTCGGTTTTGGGCAACTCCAGAAATTCAATTTTTAGAGTCGATCGCGGAATCCTTAGAAATTGGTATCCGTCAAGCTCAACTCTATGAACAAACCCAGAACCAAGCCATTCGGGAGCAACTCGTTAATCATATTACCAGCCAAACTCGCCAGAGTTTTGATCCCCAGACCATATTAACCGAAGCAATTAGCCATCTGCGTTCAGCCTTGGAAGTGGATCGATGTTTGGTGCATTTAGTCGAGGATTACCAAACTTCAGATCTGCCAGTCGTCAACTCAGAAACCGCCGCTACCTGTAATGGTGAGTCATTAAACCGGGATCATCTCTATGAGGTGTATCGCCAACCCTTTACCCCTTGTAAAGACACATTTAATCCCCAAGGACCAATTACGCAGTGGATTATTCAGCACCGACGGGCGGTAGTGATTCCCGACGTAACCCAAGATGAACGGATTGATACCAACAACGAAGAATACCAGTCTGCCCACATCAAATCCTCATTAGTGGTTCCGGTTCAAGCCCATGGTAAACTCTATGCCATTTTGTTCCTCAATCAATGTGCTTACATTCGCTATTGGTCAAAACACGATCAAGAACTGGCACAAGCTGTCGCCGATCAACTCGCTATTTCCCTGCAACAGGCATATTTATATACCCGCACCCAGCAACAAGCGGCACATAATGCTATGCAAGCCCAAAAACTAGCAGAAATGATCGAAGAACTGCGGCTGACCCAAGTCCAACTGATTCAAAGTGAAAAAATGTCCAGTTTAGGTAGAATGGTGGCTGGGGTGGCTCATGAAATCAATAATCCCATTAGTTTCATCTATGGCAATATTCCTTACTTAGAAAATTATGTCAATGACTTGCTGCGTTTAGTGCAAGCCTACCAAACTGAATATCCCAACCCCTCACCGAGGCTGGAAAATATCTTGGAGGAGGTAGAAATTGAATTTTTAAGCAAGGACTTACCAAAAATTTTGCAATCCATGCAATCGGGAACCCGGCGAATTCAGGAAATCGTCCAGTTATTGCAGAGATTTTCGCGGCACAACGAAGCCTCCTTGAAACTGATTGATATCAACGTGGCATTGGAAAATACGTTATTAATCCTGCACAACCAATGCATCAATACGATTACCATAGAACGGCATTACGATAACCTCCCTCATGTCGAATGTTACCCTAAGCCGATCAATCAAGTATTTCTCAATCTTCTGACGAATGCCATTGAAGCACTCAATCGTTCACCCAATTCTGATAAAATGATTACCCTGCGAACGCAATGGAAACCGAGCATCCATTCCTCGGATGAGGATCGGGTAGAAATTAGTATCGCTGACAATGGTGTAGGCATTAATCCAGAGGTTCTCTCAAGTATCTTTGAGCCATTTTTCACAACCAAAGCTGTTGGAGAAGGTCGAGGTTTGGGTTTAACCGTGACCTATCAAACCATTGTTAATCAACACCAGGGGCAACTAGACGTGCGATCGCAACCGGGTCAAGGGACTGAGTTTATTTTGCAAATCCCCGTGCGCCATCATCATGCCCTAAAATCGAGTCCCTCGTCCTCTCAATCCCCCACTCCTGCTTCTGACTTGTCACGGGAAGTCGCTAAACCAAGTTGA